GCATACAAATCACAAGCAGCGCTAATAAGCGATTAATAGATGTTGCAGGACAGTAGTTCAACTGGTAGAGCACCGGTCTCCAAAACCGGGGGTTGCGGGTTCGATTCCTGCCTGTCCTGCCAACATTGGTTTCTGGCAAGTGCGCACAACTGCTAAAATTGGGTGAAGATAAATGAAATTTGAAAATGTAAGTCGCTTTTTCCGCGATGTACGTTCCGAGATGAAATCCGTAAGCTGGCCAGGCAAGAACGACCTGAAAGAAGGAACTGTGGTAGTAATAGTAATGTCTGCCATCGTAGCCATATTTCTTTCTATGGTAGATTTTGGATTTTCGAAGATCTTGGAAATACTGTTTTAAGGGGAAAGACCTGTGGCAATGAAATGGTATGTGATCCATACCTACTCGAGTTTTGAA
This portion of the Candidatus Cloacimonadota bacterium genome encodes:
- the secE gene encoding preprotein translocase subunit SecE — encoded protein: MKFENVSRFFRDVRSEMKSVSWPGKNDLKEGTVVVIVMSAIVAIFLSMVDFGFSKILEILF